The following proteins come from a genomic window of Companilactobacillus pabuli:
- a CDS encoding cysteine desulfurase family protein, translating to MIYFDNSATTKVNDSVLKTYNAASEEYFGNPSSLHKLGLRAYELLETSRKQIAKLMGFKQDEVVFTSGGTEGNNWIIKGTAFKKREFGKHIITTQIEHPSVLNTMHQLEELGFEVTYLPVDKTGHISAEDLKNAIRDDTILVSTMAVNNEIGAIQPIHEIANVLKDYPNISYHVDSVQAIGKNIQDKFMDPRVDYYTFSGHKFHAPRGIGFIYMKEGKQLEPLMAGGGQESNLRSGTENTPAIAGMAKAIRLLKEDEDKKADKMEQLKEKLVNHLKTMDNVHVFSQIADNFAPHIICFTIDGVRGETIVHTFEDRDIYISTTSACSSKKGLESGTLKAMNVRENVATSAVRVSLDESNTEKEMDEFIKNLDEIHDHFQILN from the coding sequence ATGATATATTTTGATAATAGTGCAACAACTAAAGTTAATGATTCAGTTCTAAAAACTTACAATGCTGCTAGTGAAGAATATTTCGGGAATCCTTCTAGTTTGCATAAGTTAGGTTTGAGAGCTTATGAATTATTGGAAACATCTCGTAAACAAATCGCAAAACTAATGGGCTTCAAACAAGATGAAGTCGTTTTTACTAGTGGTGGTACTGAGGGTAACAATTGGATCATCAAGGGTACAGCTTTCAAGAAACGTGAATTTGGTAAACACATCATCACAACACAAATTGAGCATCCATCTGTTTTGAACACGATGCATCAACTTGAAGAACTAGGTTTTGAAGTAACTTATTTACCAGTCGATAAGACTGGTCATATTAGTGCTGAAGACCTTAAGAATGCTATTCGTGACGATACGATTTTAGTTTCAACTATGGCAGTTAATAATGAAATTGGTGCTATTCAACCAATCCATGAGATTGCCAATGTCCTAAAAGACTATCCAAATATTAGTTATCACGTCGATTCTGTCCAAGCAATTGGTAAGAATATTCAAGATAAATTCATGGATCCACGTGTTGATTACTATACTTTCTCTGGTCACAAATTCCATGCACCTCGTGGAATCGGCTTTATTTATATGAAAGAAGGTAAACAACTTGAACCACTAATGGCTGGTGGTGGTCAAGAATCAAACCTTCGTAGTGGTACTGAAAATACTCCAGCAATTGCAGGTATGGCTAAAGCTATTCGTCTTCTAAAAGAGGATGAAGACAAAAAGGCTGACAAGATGGAGCAACTAAAGGAAAAATTAGTTAACCATTTGAAGACAATGGACAACGTTCACGTCTTTTCACAAATTGCTGATAATTTTGCTCCACATATTATCTGTTTTACAATCGATGGTGTTCGTGGTGAAACAATCGTGCATACGTTTGAAGACCGTGACATCTATATTTCAACAACTAGTGCTTGTTCATCCAAAAAGGGTTTGGAATCAGGTACTTTAAAGGCAATGAATGTCAGAGAAAATGTTGCAACTAGTGCTGTACGTGTTAGTTTAGATGAAAGTAATACTGAAAAAGAAATGGATGAATTCATTAAGAATTTAGATGAAATTCACGACCATTTCCAAATTTTGAACTAG
- the thiI gene encoding tRNA uracil 4-sulfurtransferase ThiI gives MEYTEIMVRYGELSTKGKNRKSFIDRLHGNVAKVLKDYPDLRMQPHRDRLHIKLNGVDAKPVMEKLKNVFGIQTFSLSVKVSRDFEDVKKKAVEMMHEAYKPGMSFKVGTKRADKTYELDTNQINLQLGDAICEAFPGIDVEMKRPDIKISVEVRQDGIYLSYLTVKGAGGLPVGTAGKAMLMLSGGIDSPVAGYLAMKRGVDIEMVHFFSPPYTSEQALNKAKELTSKLTAFGGNIKFIEVPFAEIQETIKSSVPEGYLMTIQRRFMLRLTDLIREKEHGLAIFNGEAVGQVASQTLESMAAINDVTTTPILRPVATMDKTEIIRLAEKIDTFNLSIQPFEDCCTVFAPPSPKTRPSIEKTRHFESVLDIDGLIQRAMDGIKITTIEHGDKFMESDQENISSLL, from the coding sequence ATGGAATATACTGAAATTATGGTTCGTTACGGCGAGCTATCAACAAAGGGTAAAAACCGTAAAAGCTTCATCGACCGTCTTCACGGGAATGTAGCTAAGGTTTTGAAGGATTACCCTGATCTTAGAATGCAACCACATCGTGATCGTCTACACATTAAATTAAACGGTGTTGATGCAAAACCAGTAATGGAAAAATTAAAGAATGTCTTTGGTATCCAAACTTTTTCACTCAGTGTGAAGGTTTCACGTGATTTTGAAGATGTTAAGAAAAAAGCTGTTGAAATGATGCACGAAGCTTATAAGCCTGGCATGAGTTTCAAAGTGGGAACTAAACGTGCGGATAAGACTTATGAACTAGATACTAATCAAATCAACTTGCAATTAGGGGATGCTATTTGTGAAGCTTTCCCAGGAATTGATGTTGAGATGAAACGCCCTGATATCAAGATTTCTGTCGAAGTTCGTCAAGATGGAATCTATTTATCCTACTTAACAGTTAAGGGTGCTGGTGGTCTCCCTGTCGGTACAGCTGGAAAGGCTATGTTGATGCTATCTGGTGGAATCGATTCTCCAGTTGCCGGATACTTAGCTATGAAGCGTGGGGTGGATATTGAAATGGTTCACTTCTTCAGTCCTCCATACACTTCAGAACAAGCTTTGAATAAGGCCAAAGAATTAACTTCTAAGTTGACTGCCTTTGGTGGAAATATCAAGTTTATCGAAGTACCTTTTGCTGAAATTCAAGAAACAATCAAATCCAGCGTTCCTGAAGGTTACTTGATGACGATTCAACGTCGTTTCATGTTGAGATTGACTGATTTGATCCGTGAAAAAGAACACGGTCTAGCAATTTTCAATGGTGAGGCTGTTGGTCAAGTTGCTTCACAAACATTGGAAAGTATGGCAGCTATCAATGACGTTACCACTACACCAATTTTGCGTCCTGTAGCAACAATGGATAAGACAGAAATCATTCGTTTGGCTGAAAAAATCGATACTTTCAATCTTTCAATTCAACCATTCGAAGACTGCTGTACTGTCTTTGCTCCACCATCACCAAAGACACGTCCAAGTATCGAAAAGACTCGTCATTTTGAGAGTGTTCTAGATATCGATGGATTAATTCAACGTGCTATGGATGGCATTAAGATCACAACCATTGAACATGGCGACAAGTTTATGGAAAGTGATCAAGAAAACATCAGTAGTTTGCTATAA
- a CDS encoding valine--tRNA ligase, producing the protein MREIDMDTKYNPQEVEAGRYQTWLDEDVFKPSGDKKAKPYSIVIPPPNVTGKLHLGHAWDTTIQDTLIRYKRMQGFDTLYLPGMDHAGIATQAKVEAKLREQGISRYDLGREKFVDEVWKWKDEFASIIKSQWGKLGLSLDYSRERFTLDEGLSKAVRKVFVKLYNEGLIYRGEYIINWDPQLQTALSDIEVIHKDDQGAFYHVKYPYADGSGYIEIATTRPETMFGDVAVAVAPDDERYKDIVGKEVVVPLVDRKIPIITDHYVDKEFGTGMVKITPAHDPNDFAVGNRHDLKRINTMNADGTMNENAGKYNGMDRFDARKAIVKDLQDQGYMINIEPYVHSVGHSERSGVQVEPRLSTQWFVKMKPLAEMALKNQKGDDKVNFVPDRFEDTFTQWMENVHDWVISRQLWWGHQIPAWYNKKTGETYVGEEAPKDIENWDQEQDVLDTWFSSALWPFSTMGWPDTDAEDFKRYFPTNTLVTGYDIIFFWVSRMIFQSLKFTGKKPFDHVVIHGLIRDEQGRKMSKSLGNGIDPMDVIQKYGADALRWFLMNGSTPGQDTRFSYDKMDSAWNFINKIWNASRYVIMNLDDDTPAMDDLSQVTSYDLSDKWILAKLNHTVKEVNRLMDNFEFGEVGRNLYNFIWNDFCDWYIEMSKATLTGDDEAAKKQKKMILTYVLDQTLRLMHPIMPFVTEKIWLTMPHNGKSIMQAKYPENHSEFDDSDAMDQMDVLIELIKSLRKIRLEANAPMSKAVDILIKPQDDKVKDVVLNNKEYIDRFMHPKDLKVATDIKAPALAMTAVTNGAELYVPLAELINIDDEIARQNEEVAKLDKEIERINKKLSNKNFVEKAPEKVVAEQKEKLADYQSRQAKVQQRIQQLQANK; encoded by the coding sequence ATGAGAGAAATCGACATGGATACAAAATATAATCCTCAAGAAGTTGAAGCAGGTCGTTACCAAACTTGGTTAGACGAAGATGTTTTCAAACCTTCTGGAGATAAGAAAGCTAAACCTTATTCAATCGTTATTCCACCACCAAATGTTACTGGTAAGTTGCACTTGGGTCACGCTTGGGATACTACGATTCAAGATACTTTAATTCGTTACAAGAGAATGCAAGGCTTTGATACTTTATACCTACCTGGTATGGATCACGCCGGAATTGCTACTCAAGCTAAGGTTGAAGCTAAATTACGTGAACAAGGAATTTCTCGTTACGATTTAGGTCGTGAGAAGTTCGTTGATGAAGTTTGGAAATGGAAAGATGAATTTGCTTCTATCATCAAATCACAGTGGGGTAAATTAGGTCTTTCATTGGATTATTCTCGTGAAAGATTTACCTTGGACGAAGGTTTGTCAAAAGCCGTTCGCAAAGTCTTTGTTAAGTTATATAACGAAGGTTTGATCTACCGTGGCGAATACATTATCAACTGGGATCCACAACTACAAACTGCTTTGTCAGATATCGAAGTTATCCACAAGGATGACCAAGGTGCTTTCTATCACGTTAAGTATCCATATGCCGATGGCTCAGGTTACATTGAAATTGCGACAACACGTCCAGAAACTATGTTTGGTGATGTGGCTGTTGCCGTTGCTCCTGACGATGAAAGATACAAGGATATCGTTGGTAAAGAAGTTGTCGTTCCATTAGTTGATCGTAAGATTCCAATTATCACTGATCATTACGTTGATAAAGAGTTTGGTACTGGTATGGTTAAAATCACTCCAGCCCATGACCCTAATGACTTTGCTGTTGGTAATCGTCACGATTTGAAACGTATCAACACAATGAATGCTGATGGAACAATGAACGAAAATGCTGGTAAATATAACGGCATGGATCGTTTTGATGCTAGAAAAGCCATCGTTAAAGACCTCCAAGACCAAGGTTACATGATCAACATCGAACCTTACGTCCACAGCGTTGGTCATTCAGAACGTTCTGGTGTACAAGTAGAACCAAGACTTTCAACACAATGGTTCGTTAAGATGAAGCCACTTGCAGAAATGGCCTTGAAGAATCAAAAGGGTGATGACAAAGTCAACTTTGTACCTGACCGTTTTGAAGATACCTTCACACAATGGATGGAAAATGTTCACGATTGGGTTATTTCTCGTCAACTATGGTGGGGACACCAAATTCCAGCTTGGTACAACAAGAAGACTGGCGAAACTTACGTTGGTGAAGAAGCTCCTAAGGACATTGAAAACTGGGATCAAGAACAAGATGTGCTCGATACTTGGTTCTCAAGTGCATTGTGGCCATTTTCAACTATGGGTTGGCCAGATACTGACGCGGAAGACTTCAAACGTTACTTCCCAACTAATACTTTAGTTACTGGTTACGATATTATTTTCTTCTGGGTTTCAAGAATGATTTTCCAAAGTTTGAAATTTACTGGTAAGAAACCATTCGATCACGTTGTTATTCATGGTTTGATTCGTGATGAACAAGGTCGCAAGATGAGTAAATCACTTGGTAATGGTATCGATCCAATGGACGTTATTCAAAAGTACGGTGCCGATGCTTTGCGTTGGTTCTTGATGAACGGTTCAACCCCAGGACAAGATACTAGATTCAGTTATGACAAGATGGACTCTGCTTGGAACTTTATCAATAAGATTTGGAATGCTTCTCGTTACGTTATCATGAACCTTGACGACGACACTCCTGCTATGGATGATCTTTCACAAGTAACTAGTTATGACTTGTCTGACAAGTGGATCTTAGCTAAATTGAACCATACAGTTAAAGAAGTTAACCGTTTGATGGATAACTTTGAATTTGGCGAAGTTGGTCGTAACCTTTACAACTTTATTTGGAATGACTTCTGTGACTGGTACATCGAAATGAGTAAAGCTACTCTAACTGGTGACGATGAAGCTGCTAAGAAACAAAAGAAGATGATCTTGACTTATGTCTTGGATCAAACTTTGAGATTGATGCACCCAATCATGCCATTTGTTACTGAAAAAATTTGGCTAACAATGCCACATAATGGCAAGTCAATCATGCAAGCTAAGTATCCAGAAAATCACTCAGAATTTGACGATAGTGATGCCATGGATCAAATGGATGTTTTGATTGAATTGATCAAATCATTGAGAAAGATTCGTTTGGAAGCTAATGCACCAATGTCTAAGGCTGTTGATATTTTAATTAAACCTCAAGATGACAAGGTTAAAGATGTGGTCTTGAATAATAAAGAATACATCGACCGTTTCATGCATCCAAAGGACTTGAAAGTTGCAACTGACATAAAAGCTCCTGCTTTAGCAATGACAGCTGTTACAAATGGTGCTGAATTGTATGTTCCTTTAGCTGAACTTATTAACATTGATGATGAAATTGCTCGTCAAAATGAAGAAGTAGCTAAACTTGATAAAGAAATTGAACGTATCAACAAGAAACTTTCTAACAAGAACTTCGTTGAAAAAGCTCCAGAAAAAGTTGTTGCTGAACAAAAAGAGAAATTGGCTGATTATCAATCACGTCAAGCAAAAGTACAACAAAGAATTCAACAATTGCAAGCTAATAAATAA
- a CDS encoding bifunctional folylpolyglutamate synthase/dihydrofolate synthase produces MLETYEETLKFIHSLPKFKRTNDLDNIKEALNRLGNPQDSYETIHITGTNGKGTTTNFLANLLEASGKRVGMFTSPFIKEFNERIQINHQYISNDELVKEVNYIKKKVSGIPLAEFEFVTILGYFYFRGRVDVAVIEAGIGARHDKTNVITPVLSIITSIDLDHEKLIGPTLQDIAKEKAGIIKPNRPIITGRLNESVQGIIQTEAEKLNSPLFSYERDFSIKKYKNNDFSLSFIYYDDKLSIEDLTCLGFEKTTAINASIAIRAFLEYQKQHGLKLDLGLIRNNLDKYQLPGRSQIVQKKPLILLDGAHNISAIYNLINSLSLNYENKDIIVLYAGMKDKDRHDILDELVPKSKHIYITKLDMARSATKEDYNLSQYSNVSFIENYRDELQKIVSRLTDDQLLLVTGSFYLVSDLENYFS; encoded by the coding sequence TTGTTAGAAACTTACGAAGAGACATTGAAATTTATTCATAGTTTACCCAAATTCAAACGAACCAATGATTTGGACAATATTAAAGAAGCTTTGAATCGGTTAGGTAATCCTCAAGATAGTTATGAAACAATTCATATCACGGGAACTAACGGCAAGGGAACGACAACTAACTTTTTAGCAAACTTATTGGAAGCTAGTGGCAAGCGGGTAGGAATGTTTACATCGCCCTTTATTAAAGAATTCAATGAACGTATTCAAATTAATCATCAATATATTTCTAATGACGAATTAGTTAAAGAAGTTAACTATATTAAGAAAAAAGTTAGCGGAATTCCTTTAGCAGAATTTGAATTTGTAACGATTTTGGGTTATTTTTATTTCCGTGGTCGTGTCGACGTAGCTGTAATTGAAGCAGGAATTGGTGCCAGACATGATAAAACTAATGTTATAACGCCAGTTCTTTCAATTATTACTTCAATCGACTTGGATCATGAAAAGTTAATTGGACCAACCTTACAAGATATTGCCAAAGAAAAGGCTGGTATCATTAAACCTAATCGTCCCATCATAACCGGGCGGTTGAATGAATCAGTCCAGGGAATTATTCAAACTGAGGCTGAGAAATTGAATAGTCCTTTATTTAGTTATGAACGTGATTTTTCAATAAAAAAGTATAAAAATAATGATTTTTCTTTATCGTTTATATATTATGATGATAAGCTATCAATAGAAGACTTAACTTGTTTAGGGTTTGAGAAAACTACGGCAATTAATGCTTCGATTGCGATACGAGCTTTTCTGGAATATCAAAAACAGCATGGTCTAAAATTAGACTTAGGTTTGATTAGAAACAATCTTGATAAATATCAGTTGCCTGGTCGAAGTCAGATAGTTCAAAAGAAACCGTTGATTTTATTGGATGGAGCTCATAATATTTCAGCAATTTACAATTTAATCAATTCTTTGTCATTAAATTATGAAAATAAGGATATAATTGTTTTATATGCAGGGATGAAGGATAAAGATCGTCATGACATTTTGGACGAATTAGTACCAAAATCTAAGCATATTTATATTACAAAGCTTGATATGGCACGTTCTGCTACCAAAGAGGACTATAACTTATCACAATATTCTAATGTTTCTTTCATTGAAAATTATCGTGACGAGTTACAGAAAATTGTTTCTCGATTGACTGATGACCAATTGTTGTTAGTTACAGGATCATTTTATTTGGTTTCAGATTTAGAGAATTATTTTTCGTAA
- the radC gene encoding RadC family protein — protein MMINLRERILSYGVATLKDEELLAVILGRGTKEYPVAKLAKKIVSESDSLNLSLEQLMSFNGVGVAQACKILAAIELGSRKNQADTLSDKTVSIDDMGQHLIKKIGNAPQEKLIAIYLNNSYHVISEKIIFIGTVDSATVHPRDILREAIGMSATQILIAHNHPNGSLMFSQNDQEFSLRLQKCCHLIGINLIDHLIITKKTYSSLKSLNLI, from the coding sequence ATGATGATAAATTTAAGAGAAAGAATTTTAAGTTATGGCGTTGCTACATTAAAAGATGAGGAATTATTAGCGGTAATTTTGGGAAGAGGAACTAAAGAATATCCTGTTGCCAAACTTGCTAAAAAAATAGTTTCTGAATCGGATAGTTTAAACTTGAGTTTAGAACAATTAATGTCTTTTAATGGAGTAGGAGTCGCGCAAGCTTGTAAAATACTTGCGGCAATAGAATTAGGATCAAGAAAAAATCAAGCAGACACTCTATCAGATAAAACTGTTTCAATTGATGATATGGGTCAGCATTTAATTAAGAAAATTGGAAATGCTCCACAAGAAAAGCTAATAGCAATATATTTAAATAATAGTTATCACGTGATCTCAGAGAAAATTATTTTTATTGGTACAGTTGATTCAGCGACGGTTCATCCACGTGATATTTTGCGAGAAGCGATTGGGATGTCGGCGACGCAAATTTTGATTGCCCACAACCATCCAAATGGCTCGTTGATGTTTTCGCAAAATGATCAGGAGTTCAGTTTAAGGTTACAAAAATGTTGCCATTTAATAGGAATAAACTTAATAGACCATTTAATTATTACGAAAAAGACATATTCTAGTCTAAAGTCTTTAAATTTAATTTAG
- a CDS encoding rod shape-determining protein — protein MFGIGSKKLGIDLGTANTLVYAEGKGIVLNEPSVVAKNNNTGEIVAVGSDAREMIGRTPGSISAIRPMRDGVIADYDTTAAMMKYFIEKTANNSKPSVMVCVPSGVTEVEKRAVIEATQHAGAREAYVIEEPFAAAIGAGLPVMDPTGNMVVDIGGGTTDVATISLGGIVSSRSIRVAGDKFDESISAYIKSNFNLQIGERTAEDVKIQVGSASIEKSKELETMQIRGRDLVTGLPKTVSLTGEDIATAIHENVEEIIETIKETLEETSPEIAADVIDHGIVLTGGGALLHHLPEVISEATGVPVFIAQDPLDCVAIGTGESLKNIDVMRRQK, from the coding sequence TTGTTTGGTATTGGATCAAAGAAGCTCGGTATAGACTTGGGAACTGCAAATACTCTAGTTTATGCTGAAGGAAAAGGTATAGTTTTAAATGAACCTTCAGTTGTTGCAAAAAATAACAACACTGGAGAAATCGTTGCCGTCGGTTCAGACGCACGTGAAATGATTGGTCGTACACCGGGTAGTATTTCTGCAATTCGTCCAATGCGTGACGGTGTAATTGCCGATTATGACACAACAGCAGCTATGATGAAGTACTTCATCGAAAAGACTGCTAACAATTCAAAGCCATCAGTTATGGTTTGTGTTCCAAGTGGTGTTACAGAGGTTGAAAAGCGTGCTGTTATTGAAGCAACTCAACATGCAGGTGCTCGTGAAGCTTATGTGATTGAAGAACCATTTGCAGCTGCTATCGGTGCAGGTCTTCCTGTTATGGATCCAACTGGTAACATGGTTGTCGATATTGGTGGTGGTACTACTGATGTTGCTACTATTTCATTAGGTGGTATCGTTTCATCACGTTCAATCCGTGTTGCTGGTGACAAGTTTGATGAATCAATTTCTGCATATATTAAATCAAACTTCAATCTTCAAATTGGTGAAAGAACTGCTGAAGACGTTAAAATTCAAGTTGGTTCAGCTTCAATCGAGAAGTCAAAGGAACTTGAAACAATGCAAATTCGTGGTCGTGATTTGGTAACTGGTCTACCTAAGACAGTTTCATTGACTGGTGAAGATATAGCTACAGCTATTCACGAAAATGTCGAAGAAATCATTGAAACAATTAAAGAAACTCTTGAGGAAACATCTCCTGAGATTGCCGCCGATGTTATCGATCATGGTATTGTACTTACTGGTGGTGGTGCTTTATTACATCATTTACCTGAAGTGATATCTGAAGCAACTGGAGTTCCCGTATTCATTGCTCAAGACCCACTAGATTGTGTGGCCATCGGTACTGGAGAATCACTAAAAAATATCGATGTAATGCGTCGCCAAAAATAA
- the mreC gene encoding rod shape-determining protein MreC, protein MQKFFSNKKLIILMILIIVTFGLLAVTVNIRDKKSTPPVVQQIGNDVVSVVGGVFAYPTNAVKNATSEFSDLYNTYTENKRLKSRIGELAQNQAKLEVVQEENKKLKQELKLNSTLTDYSTVNASVLSRSPSSWQSYLTINRGQTSGIKKNMPVMSGKGLIGRIIEVDKVSSKVELISTDNELNDKFAAEILGNNKNITGVVSRYDSDTGDLVMENVTSTKNIKKGQSVITSGLGGLTPRGLYIGKVYGIKKDNYGMTNSVYITPAAELRNFTVVTVIKSSVSGEK, encoded by the coding sequence ATGCAAAAGTTCTTTTCAAATAAAAAATTGATTATCTTAATGATACTTATTATCGTAACTTTTGGACTTTTAGCGGTGACGGTCAATATTCGTGATAAAAAGAGTACGCCACCGGTAGTTCAACAAATCGGTAATGATGTTGTCAGTGTAGTTGGTGGGGTTTTTGCTTATCCAACTAATGCTGTGAAAAATGCTACCTCAGAGTTTTCTGATTTGTACAATACTTATACTGAGAACAAGCGTTTAAAGTCTCGTATCGGTGAATTAGCTCAAAATCAGGCTAAGCTAGAAGTAGTTCAAGAAGAAAATAAAAAACTCAAACAAGAATTAAAACTTAATAGCACTTTGACAGATTATTCCACTGTCAATGCTTCTGTTTTGTCACGCTCACCAAGTAGTTGGCAAAGTTATTTAACAATCAACCGTGGTCAAACGAGTGGTATTAAGAAAAATATGCCAGTTATGTCTGGTAAAGGTTTGATTGGTAGAATTATTGAAGTTGATAAAGTTAGTTCAAAGGTTGAATTGATTTCAACCGACAATGAATTAAATGACAAATTTGCGGCAGAAATTTTAGGCAACAATAAAAATATTACTGGTGTTGTCAGTCGTTATGATAGCGATACTGGTGATTTAGTCATGGAAAACGTCACTTCAACAAAGAATATTAAAAAAGGTCAAAGCGTTATCACTTCTGGTTTAGGTGGTTTGACACCTCGAGGGTTATACATTGGTAAAGTTTATGGAATTAAGAAAGATAATTACGGTATGACTAACTCGGTATACATTACTCCAGCTGCTGAATTGCGCAATTTCACAGTTGTTACAGTAATCAAATCATCAGTTAGCGGTGAAAAGTAA
- the mreD gene encoding rod shape-determining protein MreD: MNIKTRKVVGQVIFLLLAFYLDGLLKWAFLNNINHGGFNVLPQLMLMLIVMLTMRIDDRRHLIILGIVFGLLYDSYYYGIIGLYTVLLPLLMVGIDHFKFLLLKNNMGYDLSIYFLSLTFLQSGIYLLERLLQQTSTDVLDFITYTLGPTLLWNVVVFFILYIPLANLSSWMVKYRRDSK, translated from the coding sequence ATGAATATTAAAACTCGTAAAGTAGTTGGACAAGTAATTTTTCTATTATTAGCATTTTACTTAGATGGTTTGTTGAAATGGGCCTTTTTGAACAATATAAACCATGGTGGATTTAACGTTTTGCCACAGTTGATGCTAATGTTAATAGTTATGTTGACAATGAGAATCGATGATCGTAGACATTTAATAATTTTAGGAATTGTCTTTGGACTTTTGTATGATTCCTATTATTACGGAATAATTGGATTGTATACGGTTCTTCTACCTCTTTTGATGGTTGGAATTGATCATTTTAAATTCTTATTATTGAAGAACAATATGGGGTATGATCTTTCGATTTATTTCTTGTCGTTGACGTTTTTGCAGTCAGGGATTTATTTGTTGGAACGTTTGTTGCAACAAACCAGTACTGATGTATTGGATTTCATCACGTATACATTGGGTCCGACATTGTTGTGGAATGTAGTAGTATTCTTTATTCTTTACATTCCATTGGCAAATTTATCGAGTTGGATGGTGAAATATCGGAGGGATAGTAAATGA
- a CDS encoding septum site-determining protein MinC produces MSDIILKGDKNGFSVIIDDKANYGAALKEMKDLIIQQNAKSTNENDDVIYFTVKTGHRLLTEDQKNDIRGFFDEYPQLTLKDIEADVEDNLKVADILKANRTNVESGIVRSGQKIDYEGDLIFLGTLHRDAQVRASGSIYILGDVDGIVQAGYPDNTDAMIFGNLNGVDQLRIADVIEIVTDDNKKDFQAGKYAFIDDLHSISIDDLKNYKR; encoded by the coding sequence ATGAGTGACATCATTTTAAAAGGTGATAAAAATGGTTTTTCGGTCATTATTGACGATAAAGCCAATTATGGCGCTGCTTTGAAGGAAATGAAGGATTTAATTATCCAACAGAATGCCAAGTCAACTAATGAAAATGATGATGTTATTTATTTTACTGTTAAGACAGGACATCGTTTGTTAACAGAAGATCAAAAAAACGATATCCGTGGTTTCTTTGATGAATATCCACAACTAACTTTGAAAGATATTGAAGCAGACGTTGAGGATAATTTAAAGGTTGCCGATATTTTAAAAGCTAATCGAACTAATGTTGAATCAGGAATCGTTCGCAGCGGTCAAAAGATTGATTATGAGGGCGATTTGATTTTCTTAGGAACATTGCACCGAGATGCTCAAGTGAGAGCCAGCGGTTCAATTTATATCCTTGGTGATGTAGATGGCATCGTTCAGGCAGGATACCCTGATAATACGGATGCAATGATATTTGGCAATTTAAACGGTGTTGATCAATTAAGGATTGCTGATGTGATTGAAATCGTAACTGATGATAACAAAAAAGATTTTCAAGCTGGAAAGTATGCTTTCATTGATGATTTGCATTCTATCAGTATTGATGATCTGAAGAATTATAAGCGTTAG
- the minD gene encoding septum site-determining protein MinD gives MGISIVVTSGKGGVGKTTTTANVSTVLASLGKKVCMVDLDIGLRNLDAVMGLTNRIVYDIVDVAQHRVVVSQALVRDPRFEDNLYLLAASQFADKYVLDKESVGSIINELKQRFDFVMIDCPAGIEYGFQNAVSIADGALVVTNPEVASVSDADRVVGILENMNMPITPHLIINRIRKNMINDGTSMRIDDIVNHLGIPLLGIVIDEDKVISASNSGRTVVFDDQSDAGHSYQNIARRMLGENIPLDLSTHTKKVGFWGRVFGRK, from the coding sequence ATGGGGATATCAATCGTTGTAACTTCTGGAAAAGGTGGAGTTGGAAAGACTACTACCACTGCAAATGTTAGTACTGTCTTGGCAAGCCTTGGAAAAAAGGTCTGCATGGTTGATCTAGACATTGGTCTAAGAAACCTGGATGCGGTCATGGGGCTAACCAATCGAATTGTTTATGACATTGTTGATGTGGCACAGCATCGAGTGGTAGTATCGCAAGCTTTAGTTAGAGATCCACGTTTCGAAGATAATTTGTATTTATTGGCAGCTTCACAGTTTGCTGATAAATACGTTTTAGACAAAGAATCTGTTGGTAGTATCATTAATGAATTGAAGCAACGCTTTGATTTTGTAATGATCGATTGTCCAGCCGGAATTGAGTATGGTTTTCAAAATGCTGTTTCCATTGCTGATGGGGCTTTGGTGGTTACAAATCCAGAGGTTGCCTCTGTAAGTGATGCTGATCGTGTCGTTGGTATTTTGGAAAATATGAATATGCCAATTACGCCACATTTGATTATTAATCGTATTAGAAAAAATATGATCAATGACGGTACGTCAATGCGAATTGATGATATCGTCAACCATTTAGGGATTCCTCTGTTAGGAATCGTTATTGATGAAGATAAAGTTATTTCAGCTTCTAATTCAGGTAGAACAGTAGTTTTTGACGATCAAAGCGACGCGGGGCATAGTTATCAAAATATTGCCCGTCGAATGCTTGGCGAAAACATTCCCCTTGATTTATCGACTCATACAAAAAAAGTTGGTTTTTGGGGCAGAGTGTTTGGAAGAAAATAA